Proteins encoded within one genomic window of Nordella sp. HKS 07:
- a CDS encoding malonyl-CoA synthase, which yields MNWSYAPDPQVRNLPELVQRRMKSPEKVFIRNGDGRTFTYFDIWALAGQMANALAAQGVKTGDRVAIQAEKSPEAITLFLACAKLGAVYLPLNTAYTIAEVDYFLGDAEPSALIVMPERLDTLADLAGRRNVSALLSLGTKGEGTFMDATRRQTCGFTDAKVEWSDLAAILYTSGTTGRSKGAMLTHGNLASNALSLIDTWRFSERDVLIHALPVYHTHGLFTATNTLLLSAGTMLFRQKFDADDVMRLMPEATTMMGVPTFYTRLLQHPGLIREATAHMRLFISGSAPLLAETHREFRERTGHAILERFGMTETNMNTSNPYDGERIAGTVGLPLPGVDVRISDPGSGTPLPAGEIGMIEVRGPNVFKGYWRMPEKTAAEFRPDGFFITGDLGRIDDNGYVSIVGRGKDLIITGGFNVYPKEVESEIDSLDGIVESAVIGLPHPDFGEGVTAVVVRSGNDLLEREILRRLEDRLAKFKLPKQVIFVDDLPRNAMGKVQKNVLRQAYADLYRQT from the coding sequence ATGAATTGGTCCTATGCGCCTGATCCGCAAGTGCGCAATCTGCCTGAGCTGGTGCAGCGACGCATGAAGTCGCCGGAGAAGGTCTTCATCCGCAACGGCGACGGTCGCACCTTTACCTATTTCGATATCTGGGCGCTTGCCGGCCAGATGGCCAATGCCTTGGCGGCGCAGGGCGTGAAGACGGGGGACCGCGTCGCCATCCAGGCCGAGAAGAGCCCGGAAGCCATCACGCTTTTCCTCGCCTGCGCCAAGCTCGGTGCCGTCTATCTGCCGCTCAACACCGCCTATACAATCGCTGAGGTCGACTACTTCCTGGGCGATGCTGAGCCTTCCGCCTTGATCGTCATGCCGGAGCGCCTCGATACACTGGCGGACCTCGCCGGGCGGCGCAACGTCTCCGCCTTGCTCTCCCTCGGCACAAAAGGTGAGGGAACATTCATGGATGCGACCCGGCGCCAGACATGCGGTTTCACCGATGCGAAAGTGGAATGGTCCGACCTCGCCGCGATTCTCTATACGTCCGGCACCACCGGCCGCTCCAAGGGCGCCATGCTGACCCATGGCAATCTCGCCTCCAATGCGTTGAGCCTCATCGACACGTGGCGCTTTAGCGAGCGCGACGTCCTTATTCATGCTTTGCCGGTCTACCACACGCATGGTCTCTTCACCGCGACCAACACGCTGCTGCTGTCCGCCGGCACCATGCTGTTCCGGCAGAAATTCGACGCCGATGACGTCATGCGGCTGATGCCCGAAGCCACCACGATGATGGGTGTCCCGACATTCTATACGCGCCTTCTGCAGCACCCGGGTTTGATCCGCGAGGCGACCGCCCATATGCGGCTCTTTATTTCCGGCTCGGCGCCCCTCCTCGCTGAAACGCACCGGGAGTTCCGCGAGCGCACCGGCCATGCGATCCTCGAACGCTTCGGCATGACCGAGACGAACATGAACACGTCGAACCCCTATGATGGCGAGCGCATCGCCGGAACGGTTGGCCTCCCACTTCCCGGCGTCGACGTGCGCATCAGCGATCCCGGGAGCGGCACGCCGCTGCCGGCCGGCGAGATCGGCATGATCGAGGTGCGCGGTCCTAATGTGTTCAAAGGCTATTGGCGGATGCCGGAGAAGACGGCGGCCGAATTCAGACCCGACGGCTTCTTCATCACCGGCGATCTGGGCCGCATCGACGACAATGGCTATGTATCGATCGTCGGCCGCGGCAAGGATCTCATCATCACCGGCGGCTTCAATGTCTATCCCAAGGAAGTCGAAAGCGAGATCGACAGCCTCGACGGCATCGTCGAATCGGCGGTGATCGGCCTGCCGCATCCCGATTTCGGCGAAGGCGTCACCGCTGTCGTGGTGCGTTCGGGCAACGATCTTCTCGAAAGGGAGATCCTGCGACGGCTTGAAGACCGGCTAGCCAAGTTCAAACTGCCCAAGCAGGTGATCTTCGTTGACGATCTGCCGCGCAACGCGATGGGCAAGGTGCAGAAGAACGTGCTGCGCCAGGCCTATGCCGATCTCTACCGCCAGACGTGA